AATcagaaagataaaaaaataatcgattaaatcgaaagAGCCAGTagtttatttttttagtaacagCAAGgatcttaaataaaaaaacagcAATAATCACGCAAAAACAATTGAACAGATGATCCATATATAAACATAAACGAAATCAACGGACGGGCGATAGTATgccttatttaaaaatttgtttcatcaaGTAAACGCTTCAGAAAACCGAAGAGCGCCGCGATGaagatttctttgatttttatacAAATATGCCTCAGCATCAAATTGTAGAATGTTCATAGGTAGAGTTATGAAACTGTGTTTTTTGTCTGTTAGCTACATTTGTAGGCAATTTTtgaattcatattttgaaaagaCGTTCTTCCACCAAATACATAATACGACTGCTTGTTTTCGAACGAATTTTGAAATATAAAGTTCTGGTTACATTGACATGGTTCTTGAACAGTTTGCTGTTAAAAGCCGTTTTTCATCCAGCAGACGAAATACCATTAAATTGGCACAAACGAAGCGGCATTTAAAATTTCCATGAGAAAATTCAATTGGATTAAATTGAAAGTCAAAATCGTAGTGAGAGATAAGAAGCGCGGAGCTGAAAATATAGGAAACTAGATTCGTACATAAAATGGCAACAAGCTCAATCACATCGCTAATCACCTACGTGTCGTAATTTCGATCTACTAACCAACAAGTAAATGTGTCCAGTATATTATGGCGCGGTATACTCCTAGGAAATTAAGGCAAAGCGTCTCCTTCAATTTGTGGTGTTCTGATTTTTGAGTTTTTCTCTACAAATCGAGCGgacctatatatacatatgttttatgTCTTTttcgaaaggcatctgcaagccagataAATGTTGCCGAGAAGCTTTTGATGAAAGAAATATACTTGTATTGATTTCCAAAACACTGTCGAGGCCACGCagtttgagaaaaattttctaaggcATATTAATCTTCATTGCCACTCTATTACTATTACTTTGCAAAAGTAGTACATAACAGAAACGGATTTGACGACTGTCACTTTACATCTACTGCTTTTTCTTAACCATAAGTTGCAGGTTTTGGATGATcaagatgaaacaaatttaaggctatttttttttttttgaaatcaacTGACCTCTGCGTACTAACATGTTTTATATTTCAATTGAAAATAGATCAACTCAACATAGCAAAACAACCGAAATAAAGAAGTTTTATAGgatatgtattagggcgggtcgatttgtggggaggcaaaaaaatcgcccattgctctgtgaaaatcatattctagggacaaaataagaaactttgccgaaggaaccatacctctaaaaacgaattctgatgcatcccccccccccccccccccccccaatttgggttgttgttgttgttgtagcgattaggttactccccgaaggctttggggagtgttatcgatgtgatggtcctttgtcggatacagatccgatacgctccggtaacacagcaccattaaggtgctggcccgaccatctcgggaacgattgatatggccacattgaaccttcaggccatctctccctccccacccgcgagttccatgaggagcttggggtcgccagagcctcgtctcttagtgaaacgggattcgccgctcgaaggtgaggttgacaattgggttggagaagctatatattgcgctacacaaccccttgaatccccccaatttgggtcgaacttttgggtaggggcaaattttgaaaaatccagggggttccagggggtgtgccactgacaccggtgggtcgggcctccaaagttagtgggggtcggttatacatttggactcgattggagcactctaaatgggtcaaagtcatcagaattcgttttagaggtatgattccttcggcaaagtttcttattttgatccctagaatacgattttcacagagcaatgagcgatttttaaatcgacccgccctaatatgtatttatgtacatatatgaaaatgAATGCAATTATTACCTTTTGACCCCCCTTGCGTGTTTCTTTTTCTTGATTTACCTtcccttttttctttttgctACCTTGCCCACCACCACTGGCTGTACCTCCACCAGAACTTGCCGTAACATTCGTGGCATTTGTACGAGCCTCCTCATCTGATGAGCCGATGCGTTTTCGCTTCCCTTGCGATTTTGTGTCTTTTGTTTTCTTGGTTCTTCCTTctaatttaaattaaacaaattatttgTTAAATAAGATATGAACACATACTTAGATGTATTCATTAGCAGTATCTTACTCTTTACTACAGCTTCTTCAGATTTGCTACCTGTTGATGATGCTTTTTCTTGTAAATCACCTTCGAAACGTGCCAAATCATTATCAAGACGTCGTATTTGTTTATCTACCAATTCATAGGTTTGTATTGCTAATTGTACTTTATCATCACTATATTCTTTCGCTTTTCCAAAGAGTGCTTGTATGTCCATTAGGCGTTCCTTGCGTTCCTCATCTGTCATAGAGCAGCCGCCGTTAGCTGCAAGCTTATGCATAAATTCTTTTGCTCTGGAATCAATGCTTTTCATTGCGGTTTGTGCACGATCATCTAATTTACGCATTAATTTGAAATTTCGCTCTAATTCTGTTGGCAATGATTCCAAccctaaaatatttatatttgcagCACAATCCATTTCAATAGATCGTTGCTTTTGTTTCTTAGGTGATATATAACAGTTCTATATATACTAACGCttattggtaatagtctagttgaggggttgactgctaatacgctaccaaaaatatcgaaagaggtgtcaaaagacgcgtattaatctcgagaacaataatccgatggtggaaaagaaaacttttatatatgtccggagatatttgcagttgaagttggcgattttcatgtggttgttgttgtgtttgtgcccacaaaaaaaaattgggcatcaccgtggcggttttttataagcgcggccgaaggccgccaactcagaaaggtgctctgcgcaaaaatactatggatcccacccccggtttcggaggtacccgcgggtcttttttcggtttttcgttaatttaatatttttaatttcccccttcggattattaatactgatgtcaagacgcgtcgtttgacacctctcttcatatttttggtagcgtattagcagtcgacccctcaactagactattacccgctTATTTTACTAACTTACCATCAAGATAGTTTTCTAAATAAATAGCTGAGGACATATTTTGAATAATTTCAGTTTATACTATACAGCGTTAAAAATAATTTCGCCAAGTTTATTTTGACAATCTTACAAATAACGACGTTGCTAATCGCCTAATGTCATTGGAACGGACTGAAATGAAGCTTTAAAACAGTATTCAGTATTAAGGCCCTAACACATAGATCTTAGATGCAGCATCGCTACCCATATAAACACATGCCCCTAACGTTCCAATAAGGCGTGATCCAAATATTGatagatttaacatgcaaatgcaacaacaatgtcatCCATATGGATAAacttgttgttgcatttgcatgttaagcGGCAGTTAACGTACGGTCGTTTGTTgcacgaaacacgtttgaccgaaccctcaagcccgtaggaatcaatgtggtgtgcgtctgtgtacatgtacataacatatttgtgtgtgtattgtttacagataagcactgttgccattgaccagtttgcatgcatgcttatggaaacatcacctttttccaatttaatttttgatgttgttaaAGGCTGGAAttgatattaaataaatataaatggattacatatttataatctgcacttttacataattatttcgaattattttcacaatttttcaaactttaattaggtgtttttgcataaaactgccaacggtcaaaaattagcgcacaaaagtttactaggcaactttgtctagtgagagagcgatcagctgacccgttcttacggaaaaaattaaaattgttttaatttctacgttccgggctacgtacgtacgagtgttgcacgtcggtgagttttcgtttacattgcacactcataagataggtcgtgtcagctgacacgttttttgtacgtacgttcgtgggtaactgccgttttaaatttttttccgtatCTGGAttacgcttcattggaacgcaacagCAATCTAGTTTaaagcattgtgaatgaaactaaaaGCTCCATTACTAATACTTAgcattgacttgacttgagactgtcacttacagttctgttaaatgaacattgcatgttactgattactcaaaacttagcaacacttaacttgacttagaagtctgttgaattttgattttctctgtaagttctaagtgacgtttatattttgagatgccatttgtttgtttccatttcattttgacattttgtcatacaaattgacatttattgattatgatgccagattgcatgcgctaagtggagtataatcgtggctaagttgccaagtttacgccaagtcaagtcaagtctatgctaagtatcagtaattgagccttaagtgtgatatcttatctgtcaattgcctgacaggatattcaatatggctactttttagcgttttgacagggtgttcaatatggcggcgcatatcttcagcgggtgatagaaagagacacagaatgagacagcgatagtaaattacaaatcaggtatacaatcactttggaattttgacgtctatgcatacgatatcacacttagtttcattcacaatggttaAAAGTGCATGCACACTAAGCGAGGCGACACGTAgtgacaaaatattctttgcatgtattcttatggaaccatgcaccctggcggcagcagcactgcgctgCGCGGCCATGAGCTgtaatgttgatcaaataggcaaaaaaagtgaagcgccgctgccgctacatgtcgcgccgCTTAGCGTGCACGCACAGATAAAGTGCGTACGATGCTGCATCAAAAATGTTTGTGTTCGGGCTTTTATACAACCCCTAAAAGAACACTTACGGGTACATAACTTAATATATACCTGTtagtcttacttacttaattggcgcttaacaccgtttaaacggttatggccgtccaacaaggcgcgccagtcgctccttctctctgcttaccggcgccaattggtcacaccaagggagtttaaatcgttttccacctggtcgcttcaacggagtggggccgccctctacctctgcttccataggcgggttccgatagaaacactttctttgccggagCGTCACCTTTTATtggcataacatgacctagccagcgcagccgctgcgttttaatttgctggactatgttgatgtctgcgtatagcttgtacagctcatcgttaaatcttcttcggtacttgccatcgctaacgcatagaggtccataaatgttTCGAAGAACTTTAGCTGCTGGTCTACCCCACAAATTAAtttgcattgtgaattcatacaagtgaaaaatatttctATTCCCCCATTGCCAAACCTACCTTTCAAAAAATAAcagacagggagaacggctgtaccgaatggccagagaatggaagaatgGTTTGTTTTTTgcccatttttgtttaaaaaaaatatatataactacgACGAAGTTTTGGTTTGACTATTCGACAGATGAAGAGAAAAGCTTAATGGAACTGGCCAGAAGAAGGTTGAGGGATGCATCCAGTCAAATGGACATAAATTTCACtacgtaagtgtagctttctaaacaaGTTGTTAAATGTGTTGCagttataaattttgtttatagattAATTCAAAACTAGAGACAATCCAAAGAAAGGTTTATGGGCTTGCTGTTCTGCACAAATGAACTACTGCAGAAATGCATAAGAGCCAAGTCTAtttcaaacatttaaaaattggcaaaattctCAGACTTTGAGCTCGGGGATCCTACCAACTGACGTTGAGAACGATAATGCATTCTGACTTTTTGGGCGTTTGAAACTTTGTTAAAGCTCACTTTGCTATAAACGGGTTTCGTTCTATTAATAAAACCTGTTCTTGAAGCTGTAGCTTTGTACTCATGCTCTTTGACTCacataaaattaaaacaaatattttaaaattactgTTGGATAGCAAACAAGTAAGagttaaatacaaaaaacttccgttttaaacaattttctttCGACTCTATGCAGCGTACACAACAAAGTTCTATtcgattcaaaattatatacacaTGGAAAACTTCGACAGCATATTTGAAATTCATTTTTCGACGTTCGATAGCAAGCGAAGATCCAAAAGTGCTCATAATAATGGCGGGCCACAACGAtgattttcatatagatgcgttcaacacaatcttatgcaccccaataacatcgccacaatcacgcaagatgttgcgtttgtaaatattaagcaaattcagacttggcaattgcagTTTATTTCACCTTGTCCATTTtgtgcgcagcaatttcagaagagtagataaagtttaacattagcagttcatataaagtttaagggtAAACGTTTATatgtagatgtaaaaaaaaaacacagctattaacatttttaacaacaaaaacaattcaaataacacgggaaaattatttcggtctctgatggttaacttttttcacaagaaagttggttttagttgtgtttttatgtacaaaattttgaaactaaaaacaaaattttcatttgtcagaaaaaataaagaaaaaaacggCCGAACGTCAAAAAAACCTATGGAAATACAAAacggctcgtttgtttttaatgaactaggttgtatttttcttgtatttcgttatactatgttcaaacagaaaaataaattgaggctatttcgatttaaattgagtggtgttcatacaactctatttccctgcaaaaacgctccacgtcattttactagtcattttacggccattgtgactttctgcagcggttatattcatagtcatttttgcatgggcggattaggttttgtgaccaaattttccgtttcgttcctattaatgtgatagtgcattccgctcccacctataggatgtgagcatagtactgtgctgctcacacacgtcacaatgctcgtcaaatggcggtcatttttccgtcatttcactctacattttcgagtcatttgacaatcaattttactgcggttttaccatttatataaccgccatataacgtgaattttacctgcagatttactttacctggagcagccatatgaataaagtatgaaccaaaaaaatttaattttcaatatttattattttcaatattaatatatatgtacatgaaattggaacttatattaatccagttcatataaaacagaataactttaataataaataaactcgcttaattggtttttgttttccaattgaaatctcttctaagcgagcaaaaaaataatattaagctttagaaaaaactccaattatttgaatgatctacaacttaaagcttagtataaattcaaatcaaaaatattcaaaggtgtcgtggaatccgattgctctcgtaattgaagaacttaaaaatgtacgacttttAATttagtcagacttattattgttctaaatctaatcattcaagcaataattctgcaacccttagcaggagtattgattggtttcaaatctaattccgacagcaatcgtatcacgacatccgttattatatatgcacatgaaattgtaattaaattaatacagttcatataaagaaaagtcagtattttaataacaaataaactcgcttaattggttttcgttttccaattgaaatcttttccaagcgaacagaaaataattttaagctttagaaaaaactgcaattatttgaatcaatttaaatctacaacttaaagcttagtagaaattcagattaggtttactcttttttcagatcaataATATTCAAatgtgtcgtggaatccgattgctgccataattgatgaacttaaaaatgtacgacttgtaattaagtcagacttattattgttctaaatctaattattcaaacaataattctacaacccatagcaggagtattgattggtttcaaatctatttccgacagcaatcgtatcacatcccttattatatatgtacgtgatattgcaacttaaattaatactgttgatataaagaaatgtaaatactttaataataaatcaactctcttaattgatttttgttttcgaattgaaatcatttcctgtgcatgcacatcgctaacctgtgttggcaaaagatatgattatactgtcttcgatagatagtcggacgagccgctactcggcgaagtagagatgaccgttgtgtcggtggcagctgttacaacagcagtttctagctttacaccatccgtacggtGTGATGaaagcttcactgccttttccaattgcttggcgccagcaatttttgctgtttgtaacgctttagctgtaatgcaaatatatagatgggttaaagtggttttcgtatgttattcaacaactcaccctataccatcatcacagcctcctcatcgattttgaatatgtgtactgtttcagtattcagacccagttcgtttggtgcaatattttcgatttgatgaatatgtatactatccgttaggcagacaattaggtgcaatcgattcattcatatactgtgggtatttgagccgtagacgcaatggcagatatttcgattctttttgaagtgtaacatttgtaaacatgtatggtgctgtcaccatcaccactagagagctattgaagaaacgctcgaccaagataatatgtgagatttacacgcatagatttcttccaccttttcacagttattagtggagaaaatgcgaaagccatatttaccatcccataccgaaatagaactgtagaggaagaaacattttataaaatttaacaaaatcaaaaaatgatagttgtgctaaaatggggtaacgtattgtatgttaaagtatagcgaagtctcagcggctttgtcctggtgaaaattgagtttgaataggttttattcttcattcttagaaacatgtacgaaggtacctggtaagatattaaaaatcctcaacgctttttttgctataactcaaaaaactcatattcaaacttctgcttaacttctacatatcaatagctacctttaccaccaggagtcactattgcttctacgcctatgctattgtttcctacatcgatgagctttgtaataaaataaacagctatctccccaatctctccagttttgtcgcctcgcgaagcctgatattgtcaccaaccaaatcatcggtgaccttatttaaaacatgaccgcgccaaatgtcgaccatatggcattatcctaccgactgtcttacaccctaaaattttgggtgtgactttcgatcaggatctacatcttggagagcatgcactagcaattgtaacgaaaatcgtcgttggtgtgaggtcttagccgatctccagatctgtagaaaaggagcttattagcttaatgcttaagatgatgcgggaataaccaagtaagctccttccaacctttgattagggggatggtataatggtatgaagatgatagcgtgcgacaacatt
The DNA window shown above is from Eurosta solidaginis isolate ZX-2024a chromosome 2, ASM4086904v1, whole genome shotgun sequence and carries:
- the Ing5 gene encoding inhibitor of growth protein 5 isoform X5, with product MSSAIYLENYLDGLESLPTELERNFKLMRKLDDRAQTAMKSIDSRAKEFMHKLAANGGCSMTDEERKERLMDIQALFGKAKEYSDDKVQLAIQTYELVDKQIRRLDNDLARFEGDLQEKASSTGSKSEEAVVKKGRTKKTKDTKSQGKRKRIGSSDEEARTNATNVTASSGGGTASGGGQGSKKKKGKKNADMEDSEKESSLTPATHPSDVLDMPVDPNEPTYCLCHQVSYGEMIGCDNPDCPIEWFHFACVGLTTKPKGKWFCPKCTQDRKKK
- the Ing5 gene encoding inhibitor of growth protein 5 isoform X2; this encodes MQRSIEMDCAANINILGLESLPTELERNFKLMRKLDDRAQTAMKSIDSRAKEFMHKLAANGGCSMTDEERKERLMDIQALFGKAKEYSDDKVQLAIQTYELVDKQIRRLDNDLARFEGDLQEKASSTGSKSEEAVVKKGRTKKTKDTKSQGKRKRIGSSDEEARTNATNVTASSGGGTASGGGQGSKKKKGKVNQEKETRKGGQKKNADMEDSEKESSLTPATHPSDVLDMPVDPNEPTYCLCHQVSYGEMIGCDNPDCPIEWFHFACVGLTTKPKGKWFCPKCTQDRKKK
- the Ing5 gene encoding inhibitor of growth protein 5 isoform X1, with product MKQKQRSIEMDCAANINILGLESLPTELERNFKLMRKLDDRAQTAMKSIDSRAKEFMHKLAANGGCSMTDEERKERLMDIQALFGKAKEYSDDKVQLAIQTYELVDKQIRRLDNDLARFEGDLQEKASSTGSKSEEAVVKKGRTKKTKDTKSQGKRKRIGSSDEEARTNATNVTASSGGGTASGGGQGSKKKKGKVNQEKETRKGGQKKNADMEDSEKESSLTPATHPSDVLDMPVDPNEPTYCLCHQVSYGEMIGCDNPDCPIEWFHFACVGLTTKPKGKWFCPKCTQDRKKK
- the Ing5 gene encoding inhibitor of growth protein 5 isoform X4; translated protein: MKQKQRSIEMDCAANINILGLESLPTELERNFKLMRKLDDRAQTAMKSIDSRAKEFMHKLAANGGCSMTDEERKERLMDIQALFGKAKEYSDDKVQLAIQTYELVDKQIRRLDNDLARFEGDLQEKASSTGSKSEEAVVKKGRTKKTKDTKSQGKRKRIGSSDEEARTNATNVTASSGGGTASGGGQGSKKKKGKKNADMEDSEKESSLTPATHPSDVLDMPVDPNEPTYCLCHQVSYGEMIGCDNPDCPIEWFHFACVGLTTKPKGKWFCPKCTQDRKKK
- the Ing5 gene encoding inhibitor of growth protein 5 isoform X3, which encodes MSSAIYLENYLDGLESLPTELERNFKLMRKLDDRAQTAMKSIDSRAKEFMHKLAANGGCSMTDEERKERLMDIQALFGKAKEYSDDKVQLAIQTYELVDKQIRRLDNDLARFEGDLQEKASSTGSKSEEAVVKKGRTKKTKDTKSQGKRKRIGSSDEEARTNATNVTASSGGGTASGGGQGSKKKKGKVNQEKETRKGGQKKNADMEDSEKESSLTPATHPSDVLDMPVDPNEPTYCLCHQVSYGEMIGCDNPDCPIEWFHFACVGLTTKPKGKWFCPKCTQDRKKK